The window gccatagtcaatgaagcagaagtagatgtttttctggaattcccttgctttttccatgatccagtggatgttggcaatttgatctctggttcctctgccttttctaaatccagcttgactatctggaagttcttggttcatatactattgaagcctcccttggagaattttgagcattagtttgctagtgtgtgagatgagtacaatggtGTGATAGTtcaaacattttttggcattgcctttctttgggactggaagaaaatcacctcttccagtcctgaggccactgctgaggtttccaaatttgctggcatattgagtgcaacactttcacagtgtcatctttcagaatgtgaaatagctcagttcgaattccatcactttctctacctttgtttgtagtgatgcttcctaaggtccacttgacttcacactccaggatatctggctctagatgagtgatcacaccagatggttttctgggtcattcagatcttttttgtatagttcctctgtgtgttttttgccacttcttaataccttctgcttctgttaggtccataccatttctgtactttattttggccatctttgcatgaaatgttcccttggtatctctaattttcttgaaaagacctccagtctctcccattctattgttttcctctatttctttagttTGATCACTTTAGGAAGGGTTTCATgtttctccttgttattctttggaactctgcgttcagatgggtgtatctgtccttttcccctttgccgttcgcttctcttcttttctcgggtatttgtaaggcctcttcagacaaccgttttgcgttgttgcatttctttttcctggagatGACTTTGATCACCACTTCCTGTActatgttatgaacctccatccatggttcttcaggcactctgtctatcggatCTACTCCCTTGAAATATATTTGTCGCTTCCACTGTACAattgcaagggatttgatttaggtcatacctgcatgaaggcaatggcatcccactcctgtactcttgcctgggaaatcccatgggcggaggagcctggtaggctgcagtccatggggtcgcgaagagtcagacacgactgagcgacttcactttcacttttcactttgacgcactggagaaggaaatggcaacccactccagtattcttgcctagagaatcccagggatgggggagtttggtgggctgccgtctatggggtcgcacagagtcgaacacgactgaagggacttagcagcataccTGCATGACCTAttaattttccctactttcttcaatttgtgtCTGCATTTTGCAATTAGGATTTCATGATCTatgtcacagtcagctcccagtcttgtttttgctgattgtatagagcttcatcatcagctgcaaataatataatcattctgatttcggtattgaccatctggtgatatccgtgtgtagagttgtctcctgtgttgttggaagagggtgtttgttatgaccagtgtgttctcctggcaaaactctgttagactttcccctgcttcattttgtactccaaagctgcctctccagatatctcttcacttcctccttattttcttatatatatatatatatatatttcattttctgttatatttatgttttttttaaaatttaaagtaaactgaaaaatatttttatttgccttttaacaattccatattttattagatataaaaatatttaaagtactaCTTTGATTCAATTCTAACAGGAAGTAGCTGTTCATGTGTCTGCATGGTTAGGCTGAAGTAACTGTTTTTATGTGCAGTTTATAAATGAGGCAGACCTTTCCTGTGTTTACCCATGTTTCTTGTCTGTACAGAAGTAAAACTAAAATGGTGTAGGGGAGGGGAATCAGACCAAAAGAAGTGGTAATTTCATACAAAAAGGTCTACCCAGGAAGAAGAAGGAATTGCTAAAGGGGAAATTCTAATACTCTAAAGCAAGTCATGGGGTTTCTCATAAAAGTTTAAGAACCAAAAGCGTTGTTTTAAAGATACTGACATGGAGTTACATGCAGCTCTCTAGTGGGATAAACTGTTTAGCAAACGTGTCCAGACCTTTCAGGGAAGTAATTTGGCAATAGGCAGCAAGACTTCAGATGCGTGTCATGGGGCAAGATGAAGAGTACAGTGCTCTTTCCTGAGATGGGAAGTCTCATGAATTTAATCGGCCAGATGGCAGTGACCAAATGCATGGTGAGGAAGCCCcaggttggtggaggcttattacaCAGCAATACGTAGCTGGAACCAAGATGAAGAGTTAGAATTTGGGAATGTGTTTGAAGatgtttaaaaagcagagattcagTTCTGTGGCCCAGGAGAGAGCACTGGGCTTTGGAACTTCCTGATGATATTCCTGGCTCTTATCTCTCTCAAATTGTATTGTGGTATTGTGGTCACAATCACAGAGCAATTTCACATTCAAATTAAGATTTCACATTAAGATCAATTTCATTAATCTTAATAATAACCCCTTGACAAAATGGGGAGCGTATCATTATACCCATAATAGAGTTGAGAAAATTGAGACTCAGGAAGCTTTTATGATTTATAGGAAACCCCACAGCTTAGAACTCAGAACATAGgtcttaaagcaattatcctccaattaaaaatcaaattaagaaaaaagaagataagTTTCCTGATTCCCAGAATAAGCTGCTTCTAGTGCACTTTGTGGTGCTAGAGGGAGACAAGGAAGATGCCTGCTAGTGAGGAACGGGCCTGTAGATCAGAGAGCTGAGAACCTCAAGTATGAGGAGGgccaaaagaggagatttaaaaaatacttcccaAATATCTCCACAGAAACATGcattactggggaaaaaaaaaagaataatgatacCCCCAGGAAGATCTGGACAGATAGCCTGAAAGGAATGACATCTTTGATGTCATTCATTCGTAGGCTTAACAATTATTTATTCAGCCCATGCCACGTGCTAGGCGCTGTATTAGGTTCAGCAATGGACAGGGTCCCTGTGCTCAAGAGATCCAGGAAGCAGACAGCCAAGCAGTTCACCAACCATAACCTGGAACCTGAGGCTTCTGGGAGGAAGTGACGCAAGAATGGGAGGCGCTGGAGAGGGGGCATGCAGGacatttcaggcagaaggaaaggcATGTATATAGGTCTAGAGGCAAGAGAAAAAGCACCTCCTCCAAGGCAAAGCACAAAGTTGAATTTAGACATAATGTGGTTATGGGGTGTTGTtttatcactcagtcatgtccaagtcttttgtgaccccatggactgttgcccaccaggctcctctgcccttgagagatcccaggcaagaatactggagtaggttgctatttccttctccagggtgtcttcctgacccaaggattgaacccatatctcctgcattggcaggtgggtttttttgtaaaaccactgggccagcaggctTTGGGGTGAGGGAGTCATAAACTGAAGATAAAAGAACTATCTGCAGGCGTACTCTGCACATGAGGAGATTTATACACAATGGCCTCATGTCTAGAGAAAGCACTGAGATAGTCCGCTTCTCTTGGCATGTCTATCTTTCCCAACAATTGGATGAATACTTCATACCAGCCCCTACTCCCAAGGTCATATTAGTGACCTATGAGCTGAGTAAGCCCCATGGAGCTCACACAGCCACAGGAGGCCTGAAGACAGCATGTCTCTAGACGTAGTGTAGGGGAGCAGAATGTGCCACCCTAAGATGTCTCTTTGGCATATTAATTGTTTCAAGTAGGTTGTTTTCTAAGGAAGCAGCAGACATGGTAAACATTCTGAAAACCTTGTACGAGTTACTCTTTCATAAGAAACATTTATATTTGTAAGGGAAACCTCCACTAATAAAGctgtctccctctctgtaccagACGAGGAGGATGACCAAATCTCTAGAAACTCTTATCAATGCAGAAGGCACTAACTTAAATCTGCCTAACAACCTTACCTTTATTTGCCTGTGTTTTTCCTGATAACCTCCCCAAACTGTCAGCCTCAAcattctcttttgtctttagcaGAGGATGGTATTTAAGATGAGGGCTTCAGCCATTTTAGCAAGTTACTTGATTTTTCTGGGTTTCACccatgtgaagtcgctcagtcgtgtccaactcttggtgaccccatggactgcagcctaccaggctcctccctccatgggattctccaggcaagagtactggagtggcttgccatttccttctcctggggttcttcctgacccagggatccaacccgggtctcctgcattccaggcagatgctttgacctctgagtcaccagggaagcatgtaCACAATATTAAACTCTGACTGTCTCCTGTTAGCTTATCTCATGTCAGTTTAATCCTTACACCAGTCAGAGATCCTAGAAGGGCGGAAAAAATTTTCTTCCTCCCCCAAAGCCAGTCATAAGCCAGATCAAATGTCCTGTCACCCTGAGAGGCCTTGCGTGAGTAGCCAATAGGATTTCCTTTGAGTATGGCTATCTCATCTGCCTCAGAGTCACATactatcataattttaaaacGTTATATTTGTTTCCGGTGCCCAAACTCACTTTTACTCATTTTTGCCATAGTAGTGAGCATTAAAGCACCTTTAATGAAACAGACTTAAGTATTTATTAGGGGGAATAGCAAGAAAGGCAATAGCTTAGCTCTCAGTTCTCAGCTGACCTCGGAAGACAGGTAGTGGAGGGCTGGACAAGTGTAACAGGAAAAGGAAAGTTGCCACACAAGGGGATAGAACACAACCATGGCAGAACGAACTTAGCTTTTAATCAGATGTTCCAGGGTTTCCCTGCTACTGAGGCCTCTGCTCAGACTCCCACTCAGCGACCCTAGACAGAGCCATCCTTCCCAACTTTCCTTTCCCACAATTTTGATTTCTCTCTGGAGCAATGACATTATTTACTTTTGCTCATGAAACAACCCCTTGCATAGACAGAGGTCTCAAAGAACGTCTCAAGGATCACGGCATCCCGGAGCCTGCAGGGTGGCAGCTGCCCATGCAGCCTTCTGTTATTTGTAATGCAAAGAAGCTTCACCGATGACGCACCATGGCACGAAATGGGAGAGGACTACTCCATCTCACCAAAGTTCTATTTGTGTTGCTTCCGCTTGAGAAAAGAGATGGAGCCTGATTTTCCAAAGCTTAAGGAAGACTCCCCAACCCCGCTGCCAGGATGAAAATCCTTGCTGCCTGGAGCCACTACTCCACTTCAGGTGGAGACATGCCCGTATTCCCTTTTCCATCTCACTGGGCCTCCAGTGCACAGTTACAGGCGGACAGTCTGTGGAAAGTACCTTGTATGCTGGTTGCCAGGAACAAGAGAGGCAGCAGTAGAATTTCCAGAGTCAGAGACCACTCCCGCCTTCTGGAGCACATGCTCCTCGTCTCCAGAACTTTACAGGAACTCTGGACACAGACCAGAGCCAAGCCAGAAAGAGACCAAAGGCACTTTTAATTCATGGCTTAAGGTTAGAACTCTCCACCCAGCAACTCATGGGTGGGGCCTGGGGACCAAAAACAGGAAGCCCCAtcggttttttttttcagttcatgcattggagaaggaaatggcaaccaactccagtgttcttgcctggagaatcccagggatagctgagcctggtcggctgccgtctatggagtcgcacacagtcggtgactgaagtgacttagccaagAAACTAAGAACAGACTTGCGGTtatgggggcagaaggagagggtgggacgaattgagagagtagccctgaaacatccattaccatatgtaaaactaGACAGCTGGTGGAAATTTCTAGTGTGACGCAGGGAGCaaatgacaacctagaggggtgggatggggtgagaggtgggagggagggccgTGAGGGTGAGAACATACATACACCTATAGCAGGCTCATggtgatatatggcagaaatgaacacaatgttgtaatgcaattatccttcaatttgaaatcaataaatttaaattaagaaaattatttcgTTTGAATGTGTGTTAGTTCTCTTTTCTGGTGAGAGGATCCATAGATTCTACTGGTTTTCCGAGGGATTGGTACTCAGAAAATGTTAAAGACCCCTGAGAGTGAATATCTGCTTTTGGTTTCCCAGTCAGGAAACACCCTGATTAACCAGAGCACCCACCCAAGGGGATTTCTGACCTGAGCCAACTCTAAATCATGTGAGGAGTAGAAAGTAGATCACATGTGGCATAGGCTGAGAgcacaaaatgtggaaaatcagATCTACACAGTTTGAGTATTGGTCTCCCAGCTCCACGCCCAAGCTCTTCCTCCCTTATGGGTAAGTTCACTATTTAAACCTTTACATTGGCCTACCCACTGAAcatcagtattattattattaacctaTATTCAAATATGATATTACTTACCTATTATCACAGTTTATTTGACCCAAATGAATGTATTCTGCACCCTTGGGTCTAAGAGTTTCAGGCCCATCCCTCTTGAATCTAAATGAATTATTCACCCACCCAAGACACTTTGAAGACCCATAGGAAAGTCACAGTCCCTGATGTACCATATGTGTAGCAGTTTCAGACTGGGGACATTTCTGATTTTCACCATGGAGATGACCAATAAAAACCGCTCTCCTCAATCTGTGAACTCCTGTCTTGGAAGTAGTTACCCTCCTCAAAAGATCAGCATGGGGAAATGGAGTCAGGTCACTACCTGAAACTGCGTAGGACACCCTATTTACCTGATCATATTGGAGCCctcagacgctttaccatctgagctcccagggaagactCTCAAGCTCTAACTTTACTGAATTCCTGATCAGGGGTCAGGTCCTCTGATAAAGATCATACTCTCTCCTCCCAAGCGAaaatctcttccttcttccttgttcCACGAGCCCAGATTTGGGCTACTGGGCAGCTCTGCTTTCTCTAAAATGGGTCTCACTCATTCTGACTTTCATTGGCAGGCTATTCAAAACATGCAACCCCCAGCGACAATGTGAGTCTACAAATCTCCAATCTGCCTAAGAACCACAAATCACTCACCTGGTTTTATACTACTGACCAGAAGATTGTAGAGTGGGAATCTGGGGAGCCTACTAAGTACTTCGATACTAAATTTAAGGACAGGGCCACACTTGGTTCTCAAAGTGGCACACTGCACATCCGCAAGGTCCAGAAGGAAGACAGCAGTACTTACCTCCTGAGGGTGCTGAAGGACAATGGACATGAGGAGGAATACAAGATCTCTCTGATGGTGCTTGGTGAGTTACGGTAACCAAAGGGCTAGTCCCCACTCTGGGACCCCAGAAAGATCACTGGGAAGCTTCCTGGTGATTCTGGGGACTCTCCATGGGACGGGCAGAGAAAACCTCAGGACAGGCTTAATCCATTTCTCCTGGAGCCAGTTCCACTTGGAAGTGAGTCTGGGCCAGCAGACCCCAAAGTAGATAACTTTGGGACATTTAAAACCTCTTCTGACATTAGAGAGTCTAAGATTTGAAGAGGAAGGAGACAACAAAGATGGTTTCCTCTCTGTTCTCTTCATGTTCTCTTGTGGTCAATCCAAATAAGTTCTGAGTTCTtctttattaattgatttttggttgtactgggtcttccttgctccATGCAGACTTTCTTgaattgtggcaagtgggggttactctttgttgcggtgcatgggcttctcattgtggtggagtctctggttgtggagcatgggttctaggcatgtgggctttagTAGCTGCAGCTTGCTGGCCCTAggatgtgtgggcttcagtagttgtaatgcatgggcttagttgctctgcagtatgtggcatctttccggaccagggatggaacccgtgtcccctgcattggcaggtagattcttaaccactggaccacacttactggctgtgtgaccttagagaAAGATCTTGACATCTCTGTCCCATTAGGTAAGATTCTGTTAATGGCAAGTAATGGACACCAACTTGATATACCTTTAGCAAAAAAggagtttttttttaagctatgacTTCTTAAAGCAATGAAAGAAGTTTAGAAGAGTTGAAAAGGAttgaagaggaggaagaatgaGAGCCTGGCTCAGTCCAGAGCCTCTAGCCACTGGAATCTTTCGTGTGAATGTGGGTCCCTGCCAGTACAGTCTATCTCTCTCAGAGTCTAGGCTTTCATATGTCTTAGTTTAAATTctcaagaaagagaaattgaCTAGCCCATCTTGGTTCGGGTATGTGATTTAAACTCTTAGGGTCCAAAGACTCAGCTTATAAGCCAGAAACTTGGTTCTTGGGGAGATTGTCAATTATGAGAGGAGGAGGGCTGGGCAGACATCCAAGGGAGATGTGCCCCTCAGAGACTTGAGTTCCTCCTCATATTGTGAGGATAATTATATCTTTTTATGATGTTATGAGAATCAAAGTaggtaatgaaagtgaaaacacttTTACAATGCTGGAACCTGCcttgcggtccagtggttaagaatctacccttccactgcagggggcgtgttGAGTTCAATTCATGGTTGGGGAACAAtgaccccacatgctgcatggtgcagtcaaaaataataaaattataacaaaaaaaTGTGGGAGAAGATCTTGTGTCTGGTGAAGAGCCTTAAAAATGCTAAAATCCTGCAAACAATGAAGATATTGTATATACTCGTATCCCACTGACACGGGTCATGATGGCCCCTGGTCTAAGAGGCTAGAATCACCTTCTTACTCACTTCCTCCATATCATATGTCCTAAATTTGCAAGATGTATTAGCAACATGAAATATTCAAAGGTTCCTACagagatttataaaaataaatctcaaatatATATCATTTACCAGATTTTGTGGCAAATATTCCCATCACAGCCAACTGTAAACTGCTATCAGTTTCATTTTACAACCAACTTGCAAAATTTCTGAATATCATACAAGCCATAAGCCTATGTGGCTTTAGTACACTTGCCTCTGGATAAGGCTCTGAGGATGCAATTAGTGGAAGGATCATCCTTCTGTCCagctctggaatttctaaagctGAAAGGGGGCATCTTGGAACCAGACTGCTCCATCTGGCTCTGGAGTGCTCAGGGCTGAGCTGCTTACTATGGGAAATGCAGAAGGTTTATAAGACTTGAGGCCAGACCACAGGAAATGAATAAGCATATAAAGATTGCTCATGTAAAGTATGCAAGAGGAGTCCAGCAATGTGataaggcttcatggaggagatGGATCTCGAGTTCAGGAGGTCAGATTGGTAGAGCTTCCATCGCCCCTCACAGATATACAACCCAGAAGTCAGCTCGGATTGGGTCAGTTCTCTGCTACATTTTAATCCTATGACTTCTGAGCTGCGTTGATTCTGCAGGTGTTTTACCCTTGACCAGAAGGAGAAGACCTCAGAGGATTTCAGGTAAAGCAGTCCTAGTCAAGGAAGGAAGCAGATGATGGGATTACATCTCAACCCATCTGCCCGCAGGATGAAAGCAGTGATGATGCTGTGACCTTCAACATGCTTACATCACACTCAGCAAAAGCACTTACTCACAGATGATGGTACTGTATCTTACTAACACTGTGCTATGAAGTAGGGTCATTTCCATGTGAGAAGGCGTTCAGAGGGTTAGTTGTCTTGCCTCTCAGAGCCACTGTGTCAGAGCCAAGTCCACGACCCAAGCTTGTCTCACTGTGAAGGGAgtattttgtcttttctgttgCATAACAGCTTCATCCCTACATACATCCATTCCTACATCCATTCACCTTTCCCTTTCATCAGGATGCCTGCTCTGTGGCAGGCACTGAGATACCAAAGTTAACAGATGCAATTCATCACTACCAGCTTGCGCTGGGAGATCCATGAGGTTCTCTGTAGTTCTGccagagttcaggaaaggtgTAGAGTGCTATCTCTTACAGGACTCTCATTGTATCTGAGCCCAAGAACTCTTGAAGGACTGACTGATGGGCTAAAGTGCCAAGATGTGGGTCATTGCTAGAGAAGGGGCCCTGAGTAGCTCAGACAGTTGGAATATCAAGTACAACTCTAGCTGATCTCTGTGCTAAAACTCTGCTGTTCTTTCTCGCCCACAGATGGGCATAGTCTCCATTTTGTTTCTGGGTAACTGGCTCCCCCTTCTGGATTCAGTTTAGCTTCACACCAAGGAGTAGCTCTTTCCCTCTGAAGCCTACAGAGGTCAAAATTGCCCACTAGCTCCCTCTACAGGGCCCTCTTCCCCATGGCTGCTCCTCAGGACCTCCCTTTGCCCTTTGTTGGCTAAACCCTCCCAGCATAAAAGCTTCATAAATGCATAAACCCCTTGTATCATCTTATAACATCTTCATCTTCAGACCCTGTACAGAAGCCTGAAATAAATGTTAACACGACAGAGAAAATGAACACCTGCAACCTGACGCTATCCTGTGGGATCCAGGACCAATCTGTTACCTACACTTGGTATTGGGAATCAGGGTCCTTTTCCAAAACAGCTACAGAGCAGTGTGCTTGAAGATGTCCACACGCCACAAAGCTACTCAAAGTCTTATACCTGCCAAGTCAGCAATCCTATAAGCAGCCAAAACGACACAATCCACTTCACTTCACCCTGTGTACAAGGTAAGAGTCTCTGCCAAGGGAGCTGAGGTGGGCACAGGGTAACTAGTTTTCTCTTGAATGAAGAAAAGTGTGGGGATCTTTTCCCTCTGCCTTGTCATAGCGTTTGGTGGAGAATCCCAAAGGCAGCCAGTGAGGTGTGGTAGACTTGGATTCTCCTTCTGTCTCTGACATCGATCTACTCAGCAAGCTTCCCTCGCCTTTGTGGAGCTCAGTGTCCTCACCTGCAAAGGGCTCTCACGTCCCCTTTGCCTGCCCTGCTTTAATAAGTGCATGGTCCTGGAATCTGAGGGCAGGGTCCTTGCAGGATAAACTGAGATTTCAAGATGAGTAGGGAGGAAAAAGGCAAGTAGGAGGAACAGTCCAGATAGTGTTGTACAGCGACATAAAGGTGTTTCTGGTAGACAGCAAAGGAAAGAAGGGCCAAGAAGTGGTTGAGGACAAGTGAGGAGCAAAAGAAAGAAGGGTCAAATGGATGAACATGAGTGGGAACGAGTGGTGAGCAACAGAGCCTGGCCATAGGACTGAGATTCTCTGCTCTTCCCAGGTGTATGCCCCTTGATAAAGTTGGAAAGGCAAACTCTGGGTTTCCTGTTTGAGATTTCTCTATTTCCTGGGAGGCCCCACTCAATAGAGCATCACTCCTGGCTCTCTCTCAAGCCTACACACGTCCAATTGTGGGGTAGCTACGATTATAGATTTTGGAATTAATCACACCTGGGATTAATCCTGTGACTATTACTTATTAGCTAAACAAGTGACTTAGCTTCTCCAAGTCATGTCCTTCTTAAATAAGGCAAATAATAGTTCTTATCGCATACTCTTCTGAGAATTAAATTAGACAATACAGGTAACTACCTAGCACAGTATCAAAGAAGCCTTCAAGTGAGTGGTGGTTAAATTAGACCCACCAAGTCCTTTTAATTCTAGAGACACTAGGGATTTGGGGGCCACTTGATACACTTGAATCACTCTCTTCAGCATTCTAGGCCCTGTACTCTCCACACCCCTGGAATCACATCCCCAAGCCCTGGTGTACACATCTCTCCAGAATAACTCGTACCCGTGGTGCCAACATTTACCTGAGACCCTCTGCACGCCCAGTCACCAGGAATCGTGGCTCCTGGGGAGATGGCTCTTCCATGGTCTTCCTGGACCCAGTCTACCCTGCTCGCCTATGCTGATTTCTTTGCCTCTGCTCCTATATGTGAACTACAGAAACTATAAGTTCTGTGTTCTTCCCAGCCAACTGGTCATGTCTTCTAGTCTTTCATGATAACGCCCTGCTTTTCCACCACTGAAGATCCAGTATAAGACTTTGGTGTCTGACCATGAGACCACCAGTTGGCTGGGTGGTTCTAAAATCACCTTTATATCAACACCATACCCTGAGatccagagaaaggaagagacacaGCCCTTGTTCTTTATAGAATGAAAGTGACTGCCCATTCACAGAGAGGATGAAAGCAATTATACATTTCTCTTTTGAGGTCTAAGCCCGTCTTGTTACTTTTCAGCTACCTCAATTATCCTAGAAGAGCATCCTTAATTCCCCTTC is drawn from Capra hircus breed San Clemente unplaced genomic scaffold, ASM170441v1, whole genome shotgun sequence and contains these coding sequences:
- the LOC102179822 gene encoding LOW QUALITY PROTEIN: CD48 antigen (The sequence of the model RefSeq protein was modified relative to this genomic sequence to represent the inferred CDS: deleted 1 base in 1 codon), coding for MGYSKHATPSDNVSLQISNLPKNHKSLTWFYTTDQKIVEWESGEPTKYFDTKFKDRATLGSQSGTLHIRKVQKEDSSTYLLRVLKDNGHEEEYKISLMVLDPVQKPEINVNTTEKMNTCNLTLSCGIQDQSVTYTWYGNQGPFPKQLQSSVLEDVHTPQSYSKSYTCQVSNPISSQNDTIHFTSPCVQASSSGVAWTATWLVIMVTTLLNLLWNCEELTGVKLQGCKILPSLTIGS